Proteins co-encoded in one Prevotella sp. E13-27 genomic window:
- a CDS encoding porin family protein, translating into MKKIFSLFIVLIAIATSAIAQERKVQNRPYIDLRPLHFGISLGLNMQDVEFQNVGPQTITLQEGGEKAAYVLCDADMWNPGFSVGVLADVRLHQHFALRVSPTMHFGSKHLVFRDMMNLSESGRPREFTQDMKNTYISVPVDLKFSAERFNNYRPYVMAGVNPMVNLAGKDQDYLQLKRYDIMLEVGMGCDFYLPFFKLIPELKFCYGLTNTLDKSHTNELTDVSKRVFSQSVSSARTKMIVLTLYFE; encoded by the coding sequence ATGAAGAAAATATTTTCATTGTTTATTGTCCTGATTGCTATAGCAACATCAGCCATAGCTCAGGAGCGTAAGGTGCAGAACAGACCATATATTGATTTGCGCCCATTGCATTTTGGTATCTCCCTTGGACTGAACATGCAGGATGTGGAGTTCCAGAACGTAGGTCCACAGACCATTACTCTTCAAGAAGGAGGCGAGAAGGCGGCTTATGTGCTTTGCGATGCTGATATGTGGAATCCTGGCTTTAGCGTTGGTGTGTTGGCAGACGTGCGCCTTCATCAGCATTTTGCTTTGCGCGTTTCGCCCACCATGCACTTCGGCTCTAAGCATCTGGTATTCCGTGATATGATGAACCTTTCGGAATCAGGTCGTCCTCGTGAGTTTACTCAGGATATGAAGAACACTTATATCTCCGTGCCTGTTGACTTAAAGTTCTCGGCAGAGCGTTTCAATAACTACCGTCCTTATGTCATGGCAGGTGTGAATCCTATGGTGAACCTTGCCGGTAAGGATCAGGATTATCTGCAGCTTAAGCGATATGACATCATGCTTGAGGTGGGAATGGGATGCGATTTCTATCTGCCTTTCTTTAAGCTCATTCCTGAACTGAAGTTCTGCTACGGGCTGACAAACACTCTCGATAAGTCACACACGAACGAGCTTACAGACGTTAGTAAGCGCGTGTTCTCGCAGAGTGTCTCATCTGCTCGTACAAAAATGATTGTCCTCACTCTCTATTTTGAGTAA
- a CDS encoding rhamnogalacturonan lyase, with protein MTSRLYTMALLAFATLTANAQKTPESQMEKLDRGVVAVKVSSGSGNFVSWRLLGTDAEATTTFDLMRNQTVIARNIYATNYTDKQGSNSSTYRVVTKVNGEPVDTSLAVKAWGAAYKTIQLSQPAAGKTKAYSATIDKVEYNYPDGQDYTYSPNDMSVGDVDGDGEYELFVKWDPSNSKDNSQDGVTGNVFIDCYKQDGTMLWRIDLGKNIRAGAHYTQFQVYDYDGDGKAELMCKTGPGSKDGNGDYVSEAATDNDIKSVTNNGSDLVTSRGRITSGQEWLTVFNGMTGKAIHTIFYNPNRNMLYGGAANGSVNWGTNGKNDTGSYGNRGERYLATTAYLGGPDQNPSAVFCRGYYTYAFIWAVDFYDQQLHQRWLSSHKTDSGYEVTTFDATGKGSTSSYSAKSATSGSGSKTMFGNGNHNLSTADVDGDGCDEILWGSAALDHNGKLLYATGFGHGDAIHLADHCPDRPGLELFQVHEEKGTYAWDLHDAATGAIIHKGGPEGVDNGRGLAGQFDATVRGSLFWSSSDGSARSAVTGDVVSESHGTTNFRIFWDGDLQEELLDGNKVDKWKSGTGGTSRLATLSGSTCNSTKNTPNLQADILGDWREEVILHNGSDKLYIYSSNIETGYRLPTLMHDHVYRMGITWQNSAYNQPPHLGYYLPDAMTPGFRTQEDTLANAFMNEQFEFTCHLRFIKKCVFKSITDPQGNETKYFPPTEFDYPIFDDVSKTVLISGTPTMEGDYTMSFTITDFNNNESVIMLTIHVNNRSTGIEEINSEMMANSKQTIYDAAGRMMPQQTLKNLPKGLYIIKNGNKSKKVMVE; from the coding sequence ATGACATCAAGACTTTACACCATGGCATTGTTGGCATTCGCCACATTGACTGCCAACGCACAGAAAACTCCAGAAAGCCAAATGGAGAAACTGGACAGAGGCGTCGTAGCCGTAAAAGTATCAAGTGGTTCAGGCAACTTCGTCAGTTGGCGACTGCTTGGCACAGACGCCGAGGCCACAACGACCTTTGACCTCATGCGCAACCAGACGGTTATAGCACGTAACATCTATGCCACCAACTACACTGACAAACAAGGAAGCAACAGCTCCACATACCGAGTTGTGACAAAGGTGAACGGCGAACCTGTTGACACATCGCTGGCTGTAAAGGCATGGGGAGCCGCCTACAAGACCATTCAGCTCAGCCAGCCTGCAGCAGGCAAGACAAAAGCATATAGCGCAACGATAGACAAGGTTGAGTATAACTACCCCGATGGTCAGGACTACACCTACTCGCCCAACGACATGTCGGTAGGCGATGTCGATGGAGACGGAGAATATGAGCTGTTCGTGAAGTGGGATCCCTCAAACTCGAAAGACAACTCTCAGGACGGTGTGACAGGCAACGTGTTTATAGACTGCTATAAGCAGGACGGCACAATGCTCTGGCGCATAGACCTTGGAAAGAACATCCGTGCAGGTGCTCACTACACACAGTTCCAGGTCTATGACTACGATGGCGACGGCAAGGCAGAGCTGATGTGCAAGACCGGTCCTGGCTCTAAAGACGGCAACGGCGACTATGTCAGCGAGGCTGCTACTGACAACGACATCAAGAGCGTGACCAACAATGGCTCAGACCTCGTTACCTCAAGAGGCCGCATAACGAGCGGACAAGAGTGGCTCACGGTGTTCAACGGCATGACAGGTAAGGCGATACACACCATCTTCTATAATCCTAACCGTAACATGCTCTATGGCGGTGCTGCCAACGGCTCAGTGAACTGGGGCACCAATGGTAAGAACGACACAGGTTCATACGGAAACAGAGGTGAGCGCTACTTAGCAACCACAGCCTATTTGGGAGGTCCCGACCAGAACCCAAGCGCAGTGTTCTGCCGAGGCTATTACACCTACGCATTCATCTGGGCAGTAGATTTCTATGACCAGCAGCTGCATCAGCGCTGGCTGAGCTCTCACAAGACTGATTCCGGCTACGAGGTAACAACATTCGACGCAACAGGAAAAGGCTCAACGTCCTCCTACAGCGCAAAGTCGGCTACAAGCGGAAGCGGCAGCAAGACGATGTTCGGCAATGGCAACCACAACCTCTCTACTGCCGATGTAGATGGTGACGGATGCGACGAAATATTGTGGGGTTCAGCAGCCCTCGACCACAACGGCAAGCTGCTCTATGCCACAGGCTTCGGACACGGCGATGCCATTCACTTGGCAGACCACTGTCCAGACCGTCCTGGACTGGAGCTTTTCCAGGTACATGAGGAGAAAGGAACATACGCATGGGACCTGCACGATGCTGCAACAGGAGCAATAATACATAAGGGCGGACCGGAAGGCGTGGACAATGGACGCGGACTGGCAGGACAGTTCGATGCCACTGTGCGCGGCTCACTGTTTTGGTCAAGCAGCGACGGCTCAGCACGAAGCGCAGTCACAGGTGATGTTGTATCAGAAAGCCACGGAACAACGAACTTCCGCATCTTCTGGGACGGAGACCTGCAGGAAGAGCTGCTCGATGGCAACAAGGTTGACAAATGGAAGAGCGGCACAGGTGGAACAAGCAGACTGGCCACATTAAGCGGAAGCACCTGTAACAGCACAAAGAACACGCCAAACCTGCAGGCAGACATACTGGGTGACTGGCGCGAAGAGGTGATTCTTCACAACGGTTCCGACAAGTTGTATATCTACAGCTCAAACATTGAGACAGGATACCGCTTGCCAACGCTTATGCACGACCACGTATATCGCATGGGAATAACATGGCAGAACTCAGCATACAACCAGCCGCCTCATCTGGGCTACTATCTGCCTGACGCCATGACACCTGGCTTCAGAACACAGGAAGATACTCTGGCTAATGCATTCATGAACGAGCAGTTTGAGTTCACATGCCATCTGCGCTTCATCAAGAAATGCGTATTCAAGAGCATCACTGATCCCCAGGGCAACGAGACAAAATACTTCCCGCCAACAGAGTTCGACTATCCCATCTTTGATGATGTATCAAAGACTGTCTTAATATCAGGAACACCTACAATGGAAGGTGACTACACGATGAGCTTCACCATAACAGACTTCAACAACAATGAATCTGTGATTATGCTTACCATTCATGTAAACAACAGGAGCACGGGCATCGAAGAGATAAACAGCGAGATGATGGCTAACAGCAAGCAGACAATCTACGATGCTGCAGGAAGAATGATGCCTCAGCAGACACTTAAGAATCTGCCAAAGGGACTGTACATCATAAAGAATGGCAACAAATCGAAAAAAGTGATGGTGGAATAG
- the dnaA gene encoding chromosomal replication initiator protein DnaA, whose protein sequence is MQQSQMLLWEGCLKLIRQNVTEQIYKTWFEPIVCESYDEATSTLLVQVPSPYVYEYIEQHFVTLMAWALNQSFKAKVALKYRVVTDKTHNITQDVESERVTEIDAPQATTRANKAPTVLDAAVPQQLNPQLDPRKNFDNYIEGDSNKLPRTIGLSIAEHPGKSAFNPFFIFGPSGCGKTHLVNAIGVQCKKMYPQKRVLYVSARLFQVQYTDAQRQNTVNDFINFYQTIDVLIVDDVQEWATAEKTVATFFHIFDHLFRLGKQIILASDRPPVDLHWLKDRMLTRFSCGLIAELEKPNVQLCIDILDSKCRRDGLTIPADVIRFIAENANGSVRDLEGVLNSLMAYSIVYNSNIDMRLAERVIKRAVKVDNHPLTIDDILDKVCQHYNVSQQNVFSKSRKRDYVLARQISMYLAQKFTKMPTSRIGHLIGGRDHSTVIHSCSAVEQRLKVDRAFMEEINSIEASFRLK, encoded by the coding sequence ATGCAACAAAGTCAAATGTTGCTTTGGGAGGGCTGCCTCAAATTAATCAGGCAGAACGTAACAGAGCAGATATACAAAACATGGTTCGAGCCAATCGTATGTGAGTCATACGACGAGGCTACCTCGACTTTGTTGGTACAAGTTCCAAGCCCATACGTTTATGAGTATATTGAACAGCATTTCGTTACTCTCATGGCTTGGGCGCTTAACCAGAGTTTTAAAGCTAAAGTTGCACTTAAGTATCGTGTTGTTACCGATAAGACCCACAACATCACGCAGGATGTGGAGAGCGAGCGTGTAACAGAGATTGATGCCCCACAGGCTACTACACGTGCAAACAAGGCTCCCACGGTTCTTGATGCAGCAGTGCCTCAGCAGCTGAATCCTCAGCTTGATCCACGAAAGAATTTCGACAACTATATCGAAGGCGATTCAAACAAGTTGCCCCGAACAATAGGTCTTTCTATTGCCGAGCACCCTGGAAAGTCTGCTTTTAATCCATTCTTTATCTTTGGTCCTTCAGGATGCGGTAAGACACATCTTGTCAATGCCATAGGCGTTCAGTGCAAGAAGATGTATCCTCAGAAGCGCGTGCTCTATGTTTCTGCACGTCTTTTCCAGGTACAATATACCGATGCACAGCGTCAGAACACTGTCAACGATTTCATTAATTTTTATCAGACTATTGACGTGCTGATTGTTGACGATGTTCAGGAGTGGGCAACAGCAGAGAAGACCGTTGCAACCTTCTTCCATATCTTCGACCATCTGTTCCGTCTTGGTAAGCAGATTATTCTTGCCAGTGACCGTCCTCCAGTGGATCTTCATTGGCTGAAGGACCGCATGCTGACACGTTTCTCTTGCGGACTTATTGCTGAGCTTGAGAAGCCAAACGTTCAGCTTTGCATAGATATTCTTGATTCAAAGTGTCGTCGTGACGGTCTGACAATTCCTGCCGATGTCATAAGGTTCATTGCTGAGAATGCAAATGGCAGCGTTCGCGACCTTGAAGGAGTTCTTAACTCGCTTATGGCATACAGCATTGTCTATAATTCAAATATTGACATGCGCCTTGCTGAGCGTGTCATCAAGCGTGCGGTGAAGGTCGATAACCATCCGCTCACCATTGACGATATTCTTGACAAGGTGTGCCAGCACTATAATGTGTCTCAGCAGAACGTGTTCAGCAAGAGCCGCAAGCGCGACTATGTTCTTGCTCGTCAGATTTCAATGTATCTTGCACAGAAGTTCACAAAGATGCCTACATCACGCATAGGCCATCTCATTGGCGGACGCGACCATTCTACTGTCATCCATAGCTGTAGTGCTGTTGAGCAGCGACTGAAAGTTGATCGTGCTTTCATGGAAGAGATAAACAGCATCGAGGCATCTTTCCGTCTGAAATAA
- a CDS encoding 5'-nucleotidase: MISVLLLFTACTSHYQLTGISRSRILIDQRFDANPDVKAASFIVPYKVKVDSVMAPVMGTAAHAMAADRPESDLSNLLSDILIWASKDYNEKPVLGIYNIGGIRTGLPAGKVTYGDILEVAPFENKIYFMTLKGDDLKRLLGQIAARGGEGVSHGINMVISPDGKLLSVAINGQPLDPQKDYRIVTIDYLAQGNDGMNAFQKGFNVISPKDKDSNTRFLIMKYFREMEAQGKAVSSKVEGRIVVKSEK, translated from the coding sequence GTGATTAGCGTTTTGCTATTGTTTACCGCATGCACGTCACATTATCAGCTGACGGGTATCAGTCGTTCGCGAATATTAATAGACCAGCGTTTCGATGCTAATCCTGATGTAAAGGCAGCGTCGTTTATAGTGCCATACAAGGTTAAGGTTGACTCTGTTATGGCGCCTGTCATGGGTACCGCTGCCCATGCGATGGCAGCTGACCGTCCAGAGAGCGACCTGTCAAACCTGCTTAGCGACATACTCATCTGGGCATCAAAAGACTATAACGAGAAGCCGGTCTTGGGCATTTATAACATTGGTGGTATCAGAACAGGTCTTCCTGCAGGTAAGGTAACCTATGGTGACATATTGGAGGTTGCGCCATTCGAGAACAAGATCTACTTCATGACGCTCAAAGGCGATGACCTGAAGCGCCTGCTTGGCCAGATAGCGGCACGCGGTGGCGAGGGTGTGAGCCACGGAATAAACATGGTCATCAGCCCCGATGGCAAACTTCTTTCGGTAGCCATCAACGGTCAGCCGTTAGATCCACAGAAAGACTATCGTATCGTGACCATTGACTATCTGGCGCAAGGTAACGATGGCATGAATGCATTTCAGAAAGGTTTCAATGTCATATCTCCAAAAGACAAGGATAGCAATACCCGCTTCTTAATAATGAAATACTTCCGCGAGATGGAAGCTCAAGGCAAAGCAGTGAGCTCAAAAGTTGAAGGAAGAATAGTAGTGAAGAGTGAAAAGTAA
- a CDS encoding MlaD family protein yields MKLTNEVKIALVAIVGIVLLFFGLQYLKGLRMFSTDEHYYARFSDVTGMSASSPIYANGYKVGVVESIDYNYADPENIVATISVDNKLHLPKGTRAEISSDLLGNVRLELKLGPNPIDVLEKGDTIIGAIQQGMMGKAANMVPQIEQMLPKLDSILASVNALLASPAIGNSLQNIETITSNLSTTTAELHQLSASLNRQLPQMLTKADGILANTQGFTKQLDGMDIAATMTKLDQTMTNLKLMSDALNSKDGTLGLLMHDPQLYNNLNATMSDADKLLIDFKEHPKRYIHFSVFGRKDK; encoded by the coding sequence ATGAAGTTAACTAATGAAGTGAAGATTGCCCTTGTGGCTATTGTAGGAATAGTGCTACTCTTCTTCGGACTGCAGTATCTGAAAGGGTTGCGCATGTTCTCCACAGACGAACACTACTATGCTCGTTTCAGCGATGTTACGGGTATGTCTGCGTCAAGTCCTATCTATGCCAACGGATATAAGGTGGGTGTTGTGGAAAGCATAGACTACAACTATGCCGATCCAGAGAATATCGTTGCCACAATATCTGTGGACAATAAGCTGCATCTGCCAAAAGGCACAAGAGCAGAGATATCAAGTGACCTGCTTGGCAACGTGCGACTGGAGCTTAAGTTGGGCCCCAATCCTATAGATGTGCTTGAGAAAGGCGACACCATCATTGGAGCTATACAGCAGGGAATGATGGGAAAAGCTGCCAATATGGTGCCTCAGATTGAGCAGATGCTTCCAAAGCTCGACTCAATACTTGCCAGCGTCAACGCACTGCTTGCCAGTCCTGCCATAGGCAACAGCTTGCAGAACATTGAGACTATCACCTCGAACCTGTCAACAACAACTGCTGAACTGCATCAGTTGTCGGCTTCGCTCAACAGACAGCTTCCACAGATGCTGACAAAAGCCGACGGCATACTTGCCAACACGCAGGGCTTCACTAAGCAACTTGATGGTATGGACATAGCTGCCACCATGACAAAGCTCGATCAGACTATGACAAATCTGAAACTTATGAGCGATGCGCTGAATAGCAAGGACGGCACATTGGGACTGCTCATGCATGACCCTCAGCTGTATAATAACCTTAATGCAACGATGAGCGACGCCGATAAACTGCTCATCGATTTTAAGGAGCATCCAAAGCGCTATATTCATTTCTCCGTCTTTGGCAGAAAAGATAAGTAA
- the rplS gene encoding 50S ribosomal protein L19, which produces MDLIKIAEEAFATGKQHPSFKAGDTVTVAYKIIEGSKERIQLYRGVVIKISGHGEKKRFTVRKMSGTVGVERIFPLESPNIESIEVNKVGKVRRAKLYYLRKLTGKAARIKEKRVNTVSAE; this is translated from the coding sequence ATGGATTTAATTAAAATTGCTGAAGAAGCATTTGCAACCGGCAAGCAGCACCCTTCTTTCAAGGCTGGTGACACTGTAACTGTCGCTTACAAAATTATCGAGGGCTCTAAGGAGCGTATTCAGCTCTATCGCGGTGTAGTAATCAAGATTTCTGGTCACGGCGAGAAGAAGCGTTTCACTGTTCGTAAGATGTCTGGTACCGTTGGTGTGGAGCGTATTTTCCCACTCGAGTCACCAAACATCGAGAGCATCGAGGTGAACAAGGTTGGTAAGGTACGTCGCGCTAAGCTCTACTACCTCCGCAAGCTCACCGGTAAGGCTGCTCGTATTAAGGAGAAGCGCGTGAATACAGTAAGTGCAGAGTAA
- a CDS encoding DUF362 domain-containing protein, with translation MAYVIGDNCIACGTCAGECPVEAISEGEKYVIDADACTECGTCASVCPSEAITLG, from the coding sequence ATGGCATACGTAATTGGTGACAACTGTATCGCATGCGGTACATGTGCAGGTGAGTGCCCAGTAGAGGCAATTTCTGAGGGTGAGAAGTACGTTATCGACGCTGATGCTTGCACAGAGTGCGGCACATGCGCAAGTGTTTGCCCATCAGAGGCTATCACACTCGGCTAA
- a CDS encoding N-acetylmuramoyl-L-alanine amidase, translating to MRLRRLLSIWIMMCCFVAVNAAAKHKYTLVIDAGHGGKDAGACANGGMEKKINLDVALSFGRYVENNCPDVKVVYTRKTDVFIPLHERAAIANRCKADVFISIHTNSVASKKPVYGMETYTMGMRRSNEKLSAAQRENEVILIEKDYKQHYSGYDPRSPESTLIFEVINEKNMLESVELAQLIQKNTCAVAKRPNNGVKQDAFLVLRETSMPACLIELGYITTLKEKNYLTNPKNVDLMGRGIYQAFVAFKNKQLGKTKASSTPAIQKETVKTEPAKVQEKETKTVPAQVQEKSQESVSEPSTNKRKSSRNAKTVRVRNAMNSHSAEIEEKKVETVAESVKQEMPDTVAIVEPVVPEKTAVQEKPTVQEKPVVQETPVGEVRPSVAQEKKVAPASSVIFKVQVFAASVRVKDGDPRLKGLKGVDSYQEGGLWKHTIGASSDYNEIMRLRNSIAANFPQAFVIAFRDGVKVDAKKAYEEMKRKK from the coding sequence ATGAGGTTAAGAAGATTATTGTCTATATGGATAATGATGTGTTGTTTCGTGGCTGTTAATGCTGCTGCGAAACACAAGTACACATTGGTTATAGATGCCGGTCACGGCGGAAAGGATGCTGGTGCCTGTGCCAATGGTGGCATGGAGAAGAAGATAAATCTTGATGTGGCGCTGTCTTTCGGTCGCTATGTTGAGAATAATTGTCCTGACGTAAAGGTTGTTTATACGCGTAAGACGGATGTTTTTATCCCACTCCATGAGCGTGCCGCTATAGCTAATCGTTGTAAGGCAGACGTGTTTATCTCTATTCACACCAACTCTGTGGCCAGTAAAAAACCTGTTTATGGCATGGAAACCTACACTATGGGTATGCGCCGTAGCAATGAGAAACTGAGTGCGGCACAGCGTGAGAACGAGGTTATCCTTATAGAGAAAGACTATAAACAGCACTATTCCGGATATGACCCGCGTTCACCTGAGAGTACACTCATCTTCGAGGTTATAAATGAGAAGAACATGCTTGAGAGTGTAGAGTTGGCTCAACTTATTCAGAAGAACACCTGCGCTGTGGCGAAAAGACCCAACAATGGTGTTAAGCAGGACGCGTTCCTCGTGTTGCGCGAGACCTCTATGCCTGCATGTCTGATAGAGCTTGGCTATATTACCACTCTTAAAGAAAAGAACTATCTGACAAACCCAAAGAATGTTGATCTAATGGGGCGTGGCATTTATCAGGCTTTCGTGGCTTTCAAGAACAAACAGCTTGGAAAGACAAAAGCAAGTAGTACTCCTGCAATACAGAAAGAAACTGTAAAGACAGAGCCTGCTAAAGTTCAGGAGAAAGAAACGAAAACAGTTCCTGCACAAGTTCAGGAAAAATCTCAGGAAAGTGTTTCTGAACCATCTACGAATAAGCGCAAATCATCCAGAAACGCAAAGACTGTGCGTGTGAGAAACGCCATGAACTCTCATTCGGCAGAGATTGAGGAAAAGAAGGTAGAAACAGTGGCTGAGTCTGTGAAGCAGGAGATGCCAGACACCGTTGCAATTGTTGAGCCTGTAGTTCCGGAAAAAACTGCTGTTCAGGAAAAACCTACCGTTCAGGAGAAACCTGTTGTTCAGGAAACTCCAGTAGGTGAGGTTCGTCCATCAGTTGCCCAAGAAAAGAAGGTCGCACCAGCGTCTTCAGTGATATTTAAGGTTCAGGTGTTTGCTGCGTCTGTGCGTGTCAAAGATGGTGATCCACGCCTGAAAGGTTTGAAAGGCGTTGACAGCTATCAGGAGGGCGGTCTGTGGAAGCATACTATCGGTGCCTCGTCCGACTACAATGAGATTATGCGTCTGCGTAACAGCATTGCCGCGAATTTCCCCCAGGCATTTGTCATCGCTTTCCGTGATGGCGTCAAGGTCGATGCCAAGAAAGCATATGAAGAGATGAAGCGAAAGAAATAA
- the folB gene encoding dihydroneopterin aldolase: MQLTDSIIYIDRLRLYAFHGVMPQERRVGGWFVISVRVHYNIARAMTSDDVDDTLNYAQLCQLIEAEMAKPSKLLEHVAGRVANAIFAQFPSVTELELSLTKENPPMGANCEGAGVELHLINDKTNA; this comes from the coding sequence ATGCAATTGACAGATAGCATAATCTATATAGACCGCCTGCGCCTTTACGCTTTTCATGGCGTGATGCCACAGGAACGTAGGGTGGGGGGCTGGTTTGTTATTAGCGTGCGTGTACATTATAATATTGCGCGCGCAATGACATCCGATGATGTCGATGATACGCTGAACTATGCGCAGCTGTGCCAGCTGATAGAGGCTGAGATGGCAAAGCCCTCAAAGCTGCTGGAGCACGTGGCAGGTCGCGTGGCAAATGCCATATTCGCACAATTCCCATCGGTTACTGAACTTGAACTCTCTCTCACGAAGGAGAATCCTCCCATGGGAGCCAATTGTGAAGGAGCAGGTGTGGAGCTACATTTAATAAATGATAAAACTAACGCTTGA
- a CDS encoding bifunctional metallophosphatase/5'-nucleotidase: protein METKYNNYSSWALRIVLLVFCLQSSTFFSKSSVSYAQKTLTILHTNDTHSCIYPMNKHLADTMLAGRGGFFRRINMIKEQRQLDPKLLLLDSGDFSQGSAYYSMFKGDVEIELMNQMGYDAATIGNHEFDFGIDNMARIFKKAKFPIICSNYDFADTELAQIVKPYTIIKRNGIKIGIFALCPPLKGLVATQNYGKLKFLDATECAQKMTNLLKNEKKCDLVICLSHLGWKVSEYPCETVIRETRGLDLVLDGHSHTYMEELEYEKDPDGRMVPVDQNGKHGVFVGKLKLQFTKK from the coding sequence ATGGAAACGAAATATAACAATTATTCTAGTTGGGCATTAAGAATTGTTCTCCTTGTTTTTTGCCTACAATCCTCAACCTTCTTTTCTAAATCTTCAGTTTCATACGCTCAGAAGACGCTAACCATTCTGCATACCAACGACACCCACTCGTGCATCTACCCAATGAACAAACACTTGGCAGACACGATGCTGGCAGGACGTGGTGGTTTCTTCCGTCGCATAAACATGATTAAGGAACAGCGACAGCTCGACCCGAAGCTATTACTTCTTGACAGCGGTGACTTCTCGCAGGGCAGCGCCTATTACTCCATGTTCAAAGGCGATGTAGAGATAGAACTGATGAACCAGATGGGCTATGATGCAGCTACTATTGGCAACCATGAGTTCGACTTCGGCATAGACAACATGGCTCGCATTTTCAAGAAAGCCAAATTCCCTATCATCTGCTCAAATTACGACTTTGCCGACACAGAGCTGGCACAGATTGTGAAGCCTTATACCATAATTAAGCGCAACGGCATAAAGATAGGAATATTTGCCCTCTGCCCACCGCTTAAAGGCTTGGTTGCTACGCAGAATTACGGTAAACTGAAATTCCTGGACGCTACGGAATGTGCACAGAAGATGACCAATCTGCTGAAGAACGAAAAGAAATGCGACCTCGTCATTTGTCTTAGCCACCTTGGATGGAAGGTTTCAGAATATCCATGCGAGACAGTCATTCGCGAGACACGCGGACTCGACCTCGTCCTTGACGGCCATTCTCACACATACATGGAGGAACTCGAATATGAGAAAGACCCCGACGGGCGCATGGTACCAGTAGATCAAAACGGCAAACACGGCGTATTTGTAGGTAAGCTAAAGCTACAGTTCACAAAGAAATAG